A window of the Lagenorhynchus albirostris chromosome 1, mLagAlb1.1, whole genome shotgun sequence genome harbors these coding sequences:
- the LOC132531182 gene encoding LOW QUALITY PROTEIN: syntaxin-12-like (The sequence of the model RefSeq protein was modified relative to this genomic sequence to represent the inferred CDS: substituted 1 base at 1 genomic stop codon) produces the protein MSQLGTKQDSSKLQENLQQLQHSTNQLAKETNELLKELGSLPLPLSTSEQCQQKLQKERLMNDFSAALNNFXVVQRRVSEKEKETIARARGGSRLSVEERQREEQLVSSDSHEEWNQMQSQEDEVAITEQDLELIKERETAIQQLEADILDVNQIFKDLAMMIHDQGDLIDSIEANVESSEVHVEGATDQLQRAAYYQKKSRKKICILVLVLSVIIVILGLILWLVNK, from the coding sequence ATGAGCCAACTAGGAACTAAGCAAGATTCAAGCAAGCTACAGGAAAATCTGCAACAGTTACAGCACTCTACAAATCAGCTTGCCAAGGAAACAAATGAATTACTGAAGGAATTAGGGTCCTTGCCCCTTCCTTTATCTACTTCAGAACAGTGCCAGCAGAAACTTCAGAAGGAACGTCTCATGAATGACTTCTCTGCAGCCTTAAACAATTTCTAGGTTGTGCAGAGAAGGgtatctgaaaaggaaaaggagactaTTGCCAGAGCAAGAGGTGGATCTCGTCTTTCTGTGGAGGAGAGGCAAAGAGAGGAGCAACTCGTCTCATCTGACAGCCATGAGGAGTGGAACCAGATGCAGAGCCAGGAGGATGAGGTGGCCATCACTGAACAGGATTTGGAACTTATTAAAGAGAGGGAAACGGCAATTCAGCAGCTGGAGGCTGATATTTTGGATGTCAATCAGATATTTAAAGATTTGGCAATGATGATCCATGACCAAGGTGATCTCATTGACAGCATAGAAGCCAATGTGGAAAGCTCAGAGGTGCATGTAGAAGGAGCCACTGATCAGTTACAGCGAGCTGCTTACTATCAGAAAAAATCTCGCAAGAAGATCTGTATCCTGGTGCTTGTCCTGTCAGTGATTATTGTAATCTTGGGACTTATTTTGTGGCTAGTTAATAAATGA
- the C1H15orf62 gene encoding uncharacterized protein C15orf62 homolog, mitochondrial translates to MEIWRKGSFRSASVFKRLSLRRPRRLRRQGSVLSQAITAGGDHEEYSNREVVRELRGRPDGRRLPLWGDEQPRATLLAPPKPPRLYRESSSCPNILESPSTYTATYSATLPSALSLADALYQYSDEDLSDTPPFQRTPAPDLSDPFFSFKVDLGISLLEEVLQMLREQFPSEPSF, encoded by the coding sequence ATGGAGATCTGGCGGAAAGGCTCCTTCCGCAGCGCCTCCGTCTTCAAGCGGCTGAGCCTGCGGCGGCCGCGGAGGCTGCGGCGACAGGGCAGCGTGCTCAGCCAGGCCATTACGGCTGGAGGGGACCACGAGGAGTACAGCAACCGGGAGGTCGTCCGGGAGCTGCGAGGGAGGCCAGATGGCCGGCGCCTGCCACTGTGGGGGGACGAGCAGCCCCGGGCCACCCTGCTGGCCCCGCCCAAACCCCCGCGCCTCTACCGAGAAAGCTCCAGCTGCCCCAACATCCTGGAGTCCCCGTCCACCTACACTGCAACCTACTCTGCCACCCTGCCCTCCGCGCTCTCCCTGGCGGACGCCCTCTACCAATACTCCGACGAGGACCTTTCAGACACGCCCCCCTTCCAGAGGACACCTGCTCCAGACCTCAGTGATCCCTTCTTCTCCTTCAAAGTTGACCTAGGGATTTCGCTTCTTGAGGAAGTTCTACAGATGCTGAGGGAGCAATTTCCCAGTGAGCCCAGCTTCTGA